The Punica granatum isolate Tunisia-2019 chromosome 4, ASM765513v2, whole genome shotgun sequence sequence CAGCCCTGTCAAAACGATGCAGTCCCTCGTGGGCTGTCATCGTGCTGGGAGAATGTCCCGTGCTAGTGACCTCATCATCCTCCTCGGAATAATAACTCTCATCGTCATCGTCATCAGAATAGAGCAGCGCGTTCAGCTCCTCCGTGTCCTCATGCATCTCACTCGACACATCAGTTTCTTCATTGCTGCCAGAGAGATTATTCCCTGATGTCGGTCCAGAATTGGGGTAAGAGTCAAGTTTACCCCCATGACCTTCAACATCCATATTGGGCTGCACCGGCTGCTTCAAGGTCCAAGAAGTCATGCAACGGAATGTAGTCCCCGGCCCAGAGCTCACCATGACAGTGGTTTGATCCCCCGATTGATCAAACACAAGGAATTTCTTCTCAGCATTCAAGTTGGAATTCCCATAACAGTCAATAGGCAACTTCTCTTTTAGTGCTGAGTAGTTGGGTCCCGGAGTAAAAGCCTGGCGGAATCGTGGCAAGCAGTAGAACCAACCCTGAGGTTGGTTGAAATGGCCAATCCGAGAATTGGGTACTTTAGGAAAAGCATACATTGGTGAACCTTCTGGAGAGGAAATCATATTGAATGCATGAGTGCTAAGGCCAGTAGAATCGATAAATGGGGCACTCATTGAATGGATGTCAGGGGATTGTGAACTTAAAGATCGCTGAGGAAATAAAGGTCTAGAGTCCTCCCCCATTCAAACAAACAATCACCtgaagagttgaagaaaagGACTTATTATCATATCATACAGATCAACGAAGTAGGAATTATGAGAATCTATGCAAAACTGATCAAAATGAATGACAGTTGCCTACCTGAACAAGGACTTAGTATTGGTTGAGGTGGCTGATCAGACAGTTCGCTTCTTTGTTGAAAATGAcaagaaagaaagggaaacTAGAAACAGAGCAGCTAAAGATGACAGTGCTGAGGAAGTCTATCTACGTGACAGGCTTAAGCAAGTGACGGAAATATTCAGCCTGAAAAGCAAACAAATATAACATTAGTGAAAATAATATTGCTAAATCACCAGCACACATGATAATCAGCAAAGGGATAAAAAAACTATCTCAAGCAACACGTTAAGTCTAAATTGTGAAACAGGTACAGGCTATTCCATGTAAAGAAAATTACATCATCATGTGAAGCCTAAGTGACTGAGGCTTTAATTCAAAGAAAGTTTTTGATCATTTCAGGGATTGCATAACAAAGGGAAGAAAAACAGTATAACAAATGGATAGTAACAGAAAACCAATATGAAATTCTCCTCATAGACAAGACTGAATGAAAACAATAAAGCAACTTGAGGGCTAACCTGGCAATCCTGAAGAGGTTGAAAGCATGCAATAACTCTAACAATTATCGTAGCACTCCCAGCAATCCCATTTAAGTGTTTCAATGCCCGGAATCTTGTTTGACCAGCCGCTTGGCCCACCATTACTACACTTCAAACCCTTCAAATACCCACAAAAAGCAGAAGGAAACAACTCCAGGGACGAAAAATAGGACCTAGAACCTACAGAGAACTTGAAAGGCTGGCAAACTCTTAAATACCAGAAGCAACACGCACAAAGGGGTTTGGGAAACAGGAGGAAACTACTCCAAGGAAACACGGAATCCGTGAGAACACTTATACAGTAGGACAGATTCAACTGATTTGACGGACATAGCAAGGAACAACGACGAAGAAAGAGGATCCCATTTGAAATAGTCAAGGCTACAGTAGGAAAGGATCTTTAAGGATCTTGAATGGGAAGTCAAGTTACAGAATAACCCTGCAATACAGATTCAAGGGGATGACTTTTCGAAACACGTCAACAGAAATACTCATCAACCACCAGAGCATGCTGTTCtattcttctttctcttcttcttcttcttcctggacAGGTAGCCACAACTACTACTTATTGCCCTCAAAGAACTGGTACAAAAGCCTGCAAAAGTTTATCGTTTCAGGACCAGAGAGATGAACTGTACTTGTAAAGGAAGACTTAATATCTTCTATGGTAAAGGCAAAATGTTAATAATATAATGCTACTACGACCTGTCTTCAAAGATCAACAAATGACAATTCGGAAAACATCCTTAGCTACTTGGGAAATTCCCAGTTTCCTGATACACTGACAGTCGCAGAAAGAGTCCAAGGGACAACGTTTTGCCATTGCCTATCAATATTTTCAATATCTTAGACATATGAACAGCTATGAACATTTCCATATATATCAGAAAGCTGCTCGTTTCTTGCAATTTCCAAACTTCTCAGAACCTGTTCTTTTTGGTACCAATCTTCCGATTCTAGTTCTTGACATACGTTCCCCCGTGTTCAAGCCATATCTTATGGGAACTACAGAACACGTCGAACTCCATTTTTCTGCTCTAAACAGTCAAACAGCTACGAGATTAcccaattttcaattttcaaaatctgtTTTTGAGATTACCCGACAAAAATTAGACCACACAATCTATTCTCTAGGATCACCAAAGCCCTCATATCACCTCAGTTCTCTTGTTCACATATTTCTACAAAaccataaaaattaattcttcCAGCAGGAAAAGGGTTAGGAAACATATGCAACTCATTACAACGACATtcaaccaagaaaaaaaaaaagaagcaaaagtagttaaaaatttgaaaaccaGTTTAACTCGGCTATTAAATCATACTTGATTTCTTCGACCAAGAAATTCACTTGTCTCGTAAAGAATCTACCAGGTCCGCTAAACAGAATTAAGAAATCAAGAGCTGCCTCCAAAGCAAGAGGAATATCATTGAGCTTGAGCTGATTTTTCCAACTGAATGAGATAAAGGCGAACTATGCGCACAGCAGGGCACCAGATCTATCATCTTACAGGCGAGGAAACCACGGAATTACACCAAAAGATTTTCAATTGAAAACCCATGAATCAAAACCGGTTTTTCGGAAGGACACCCGCGAGCGAGAGGGAGAGAAATTGCACCGGAAATGAGGGGAGAAACAGAGGAGAAGGAACTCACGGGATGAAAAGCACACGGTATTGTCTTCCTGAATCCTCAGCACAACCAGAGCTAGAGAGAGTgcgatagagagagagagagagacagatgAAGAACAGTCAAGCTAGAGAGATAAGTGAGGAGGGCGTAAGGAAGGAAAGAAGTATATAGAACGACTGGAATTGACGGGAATGCCCCCAAAGGGGACTAAATTGGAAATGAAAAccaaaatcattatttatttaaaaaagaaagaaatattaatttgtcggaataataataaggaaaagggggaaaagaaaaaggagaaaaatgggGAAGCATGCGTGCGGGAAAGTCGGGGAGCCAATTGGGATGGGTTGTGTATGTCATTGTGAGTTTTTGGGTTTGTGATGAAGGGTGACCTATTGGATTGTGActttatttctcaaatttaataaacaaataaataataattatatatatatatataacatagtAATATTATGGCTCTTGGGACTTTATGTATGACTATGATGATGAATTTGATTTCCTCAAACGCAAGTAAATATCATGAAAACGAGATTGTTGGATGCCAAAGCGAGGGGAGAAGCACGTTCCAATAAATGCTCCGAAGAAATTTAAGAATTACAGAGGTCACaatattatctatttttataacTTTTCGACGGATATTGAGACGAACGTCTCGTGAATTCACACTATTTTAATCATTCAtggataatataataataggaTTCTTTTGCCTTATTGGTGGTAATGTCAAACTCTCACTAAACTATAGATATTGCTCCAATGAAAAGCAAATGTAAAAAATGTCCAACAAGCTGATTGTAAGCTCTGGATAGACCAGACCGCGTGCCCATTATGATATGAAATGAAGAAACTCGAAGAAAAATTGGCAAGCTACGCAAGGGAGAACTAGAAGCACATTCTAATAAATGCTCTGAAGAAATTTAGGAATTACAGGAGTCGAGaccgtttgattttagagtcgattttttaaattttaattctactcactacacaataaaagtcaataatacaattattatatttttcttttttcgtcaatttttttaacaattcaattcaatttttaatattaaattctctcaactattcattactttttcacaatttttctcataattcaacaacaaaagtattacaacccaattaaaatcaaaactcaactttacttaactctaaaattaaatacaccggtaatatttttttgtttctgtAACTTTCCAGCGGATATTGGAGTCTATGCGTCACGAATTCGCACAATCATGATCATTTAtggataatataataatatgataCTTTTGCCTCGTATGTGGTAATGTCAAGCTCTCACTAAACTACAAATATTGCTCCGATATGAAAAGCAACCGTAAATGTCCGACAAGCTGGTTGTAAGCTCTGGAAAGACAACGTGCCCATTTATAATATGAAAGGAAGAAACTCGACCAAAAATTGGCAAGCAAAGCTTGTGGACAACATAAGGATGTATAGAGTAAAGTAGTTCTGCTTATAAAGATTTAACGACCAGCGTGTTTTACTACTGCTTACAAAGATTTATCGacttttaccaaaaaaaaaattgttgttTCGAGTAAATAGGTTCCAATCATGCATGAAATTATATTCAATTGCATATATAAGGTACGAAGGAATTGGTATCCACGCACGGGTTTGTCCATGTAAAAGCTATAGGTActcgtacatatatatggtaCATGATTTCCAGTCTAATACAaggggaagaaaagaagagaataataattaaggGATGAGAGAGGGGATGGAATCCTATGTTAAACATGCACACCAATTATTTGATGCTTGACCGTTCAAACTCCCCATGAAATGAATCATATAAAGGCAAAATTGGGGCCTAAACCATCACCATTGGGCACATCATAACCCAACTCACACGCACACTTGCACCTGACATTATGCATCTccccttctccctctctttgCATCACATTATTACCTTTGGATAGAACAAGATCTCGCTAATATTGTTTTGAAGGTATTCGTAAACCGACCCTAGACGGTACGAATTTCACGGGATCGACCTACACTGCCGGGTTTGTTTTATATATGatgaattattattgttaatttGCTTTGTCCTACAACAATTGCCAAAATTGCTTTTCAGCATGATGTGAAATATTTGTTATCCATTGtgtcttcctttttttttttccctcgacAAGGTAATGAAAATCCATTCCATAAAAAAAGATGAGCATAACAGAGGAAAATACTCGAGAGAAAGATTATAAGACTACGAAAATACGATAGATCCACCGatataatcataaaaaaaaattacatgtgataaaaaaaatcagataGGCACGATTCAATTGGAGTAATCCATCATTTGCCGTAATCATAATTCTCAACATCCTACATCAATACTACGTACGTGGACTCAtagtaaaaactggaaaatgGGTTCCTCAATACAACTCGTAAATTAATGTCGAGTTCTACTTCTTTGTCGTCTAgctattacatatataaaaagaaaaaaaattgaaaatgcatTATATACTTGGTATCTACGTATTCATGAACAAGGCTTGCTTTTGGATTGTTAACGCAATAGAAAGCGGTGAGCACTTGGGGGGCAATCGAGCACATAGCAATACTTTCCATTGATGTGATGTATGGGTGTGTGTTTGAACCATCAAATTAGTCATCATGTTTGGCCCACATCAAAGACAAAGGTTTGTTATCCTTTATCACCCCCAATGTGATACTTAGAAGTCTTTCATCCACTCAAAATCGACAATTACACCGGAAGACTGATGTCTCCCATATCGGTATATCCGTCAAACATAACACTTCGAATCGAGCCAGAAGTGGCATTGCTTTGAAAATCATGTGTCATGGAAAGAAAGGGTATACATTTCCTCGAGGGGTATAAAGCATAGGATTCTAAAAGGTTTCCTCTAAAAGGTTTCCCCATAGTTTTGTTCATCATCTACCCATGACTGATGACCAGACCAAAGAGGAAGACCTTCCTTTTGAAAAATGATGATAATAACGATGTGCTAAGATAAAGAAACCCTTAAAGCCTCACCACAAATAAAGAAACCCTAAAGTGGCAAGTGTGGGTATGGTCCTCCGTAGTAAATTATCTTAAAGAGACCATGATTTAAGCACCTGGATGAGATGCCCTCCTCGAGTAAAGCAAATCCATTCATATTACACCCACCTATACATTAATTCAAGTATAAGAAGGATATAAAACCCTATCAAAGGTTAGCATTCAAGTTTAATGACGATTACTTACCTTATTATGTATGCGTGTAAAATTTAGTAAGATGATTTCGGTGACATAATTTTTTAGTGAAGAACGATAAGCTGTATAAATATGAATGATCAGTCCGgttgatatatatttagagTTATACGTACTTTGGCCATGGGGGAACTAGAAAACATGTGaggattaattaaattagaagGAATATAAGGCATCGATGCACCTGGATGAGATGCCCTCCTCAAGTCAAGCAAATCCATTCATATTGCACCCGCCTATACATTAATTCAAGTATAAGAAGGATATAAAACCCTATCAAAGTTTACACTCAAGTTTAACGACGAGTACTAACCATAATAAGTATGTATGCATACAAAATTTGGTAAGATGATTTCAGTGACATAATTTTTTAGTAAACAACGATAAACTGTATAGATATGAATGATCAATCcagttgatatatatttagagTTATACGTATTTTGGCCGTGGGGAAACTAGAAAACATGGGAGGATTCATCAAATTAGAAGGAATATAAGGCATCAATGCACCTGGATGAGATGCCCTCCTCAAGTCAAGCAAATCCATTCATATTGCACCCAGCCTATACATTAATTCAAGTATAAGAAGGATATAAAACCCTATCATAGTTTAGCACTCAAGTTCAACGACGATTACTATCTAGAATAAGTATGTATGCGTACAAAATTTGGTGAGATGATTTCGATGATAGAAATTTTTTAGTAAAGAACGATAAGTTGTATAGATATGAATGATCAGTCcagttgatatatatttagagTTATACGTACTTTGGCCACGTGGGAACTAGAAAACATGGGAGGATTGATCAAATTATAAGGAATATAAGGCATCGATGCACCTGGATGAGATGCCCTCCTCAAGTAAAGCAAATCCATTCATATTGCACCCACCTATACATTAATTCAAGTATAAGAAGGATATAAAACCCTATCAAAGTTTACACTCAAGTTTAACGACGATTACTAACCATAATAAGTATGTATGCATACAAAATTTGGTAAGATGATTTCAGTGACATAATTTTTTAGTGAAGAACGATAAGCTGTATAGATACGAATGATCAGTCcagttgatatatatttagagTTATACGTACTTTGGCCGTGGGGGAACTAGAAAATATGGGAGGATTAATCAAATTAGAAGGAATATAAGGTATCGATGCACCTAGATGAGATGCCCTCCTCAAGTAAAGCAAATCCATTCATATTGCACCCACCTATACATAAATTCAAGTATAAGAAGGATATAAAACCCTATCAAAGTTTAGCACTCAAGTTTAACGACAATTACTAACTAGAATAAGTATGTATGCGTACAAAATTTGGTAAGATGATTTCGGTgacataaattttttagtGAAGAACAATagctatataaatatgaatgaTCAGTCcagttgatatatatttagagTTATACGTAATTTGGCCATGGGTAACTAGAAAACATGGGaggattaattaaattagaagGAAGAAAAGGCATTGATGCACTCTTGTTTGGAGTGGAGGGAGCAATTAATAAGCTTTATTAAAGCAAAATTAATCAACTACACACCCCTCTACATCCCAATCTCATTGGGTCGACTCTTTTGGTGGCAACGGAACGGCTCCATGTACGAGTGAGATGTAAAGTAAGGGTTTATATTCCTCACCAcgcctctctttctctcttttgcGTTATATTTAATGATCATGCTTTGCTTTAATTAATTACGATTACTTAAttagtgtgtatatatatacatgcatcaCCATATATACAGAATTAGTgctatatgatatatatatatatgtatattattaattaggtGACCCAATGAGGGGGAAAAAAGTACAAATGTCTTTTATTAATGGCGACAAGAGCATATGGGTCAATGGTCATTTGTGTTCAAACCATAATTAGCAACCGTTCAGAGGTCGATTTATACATCAAACTCTTGTCTGAGCCATATCGGCCTCGGATGTATATATGGTCGTCACGAAAATGTTATACAAGACTGACTTCATTAACATGCACGGTTTAGAATCATGTGCCGATCAACTTTGCCCTTAATAAATCTACCCGTGGCAGAAATTGAGCCATTAGGATTATCAATTATTGAACAAGCATGGTTAAGTAACTCATAAGCTAAATTATAGTATTTGGTGCACGCAGATCGATTATATCAGCTTCATTTGTCATTTGATTTCCATTATTTTCTCATTATCTGGATTACGGAAAAGaacccaaaataaaatttgaggATGACACTTGCACTAAACCGTTGAAATTCAATGCCACTTCCATTTGACTTTGATTCATCGAGACCTTCACTCCCATTGACTTTCATAAACAAGCCAATTTACTCTTTCTTCCAGAAAGAAAGTTCGCACTACGAAACCACACACCCATtctttgcatatatatatatccactcACTCACTAGCTTAGTGGATCCTTGGTGTCAATCTGAAACTTCCATTGAAAGAATATAAACGCCTctcatgaaaatatatatatatatatatatatattatttagcTTTTTTTAACACATGAAAATGCAACTGCCAAATTTATGATGTATTTTCATCCAACAGATATATCTGTATACATAAAATgtgatttaaaatattttttcttattaaagtTTCGA is a genomic window containing:
- the LOC116204450 gene encoding transcription factor bHLH145; protein product: MGEDSRPLFPQRSLSSQSPDIHSMSAPFIDSTGLSTHAFNMISSPEGSPMYAFPKVPNSRIGHFNQPQGWFYCLPRFRQAFTPGPNYSALKEKLPIDCYGNSNLNAEKKFLVFDQSGDQTTVMVSSGPGTTFRCMTSWTLKQPVQPNMDVEGHGGKLDSYPNSGPTSGNNLSGSNEETDVSSEMHEDTEELNALLYSDDDDDESYYSEEDDEVTSTGHSPSTMTAHEGLHRFDRADKEEVASSAWPKKRKLNENDVEALDDTASSGDINGQSNYLSNDDYAESSCADRESYGFQKMGLPSAESKRIRREKIRETVGLLQEMIPGGKGKDAVVVLDEAIDYLKSLKVRANALGLAAL